From one Poseidonibacter antarcticus genomic stretch:
- a CDS encoding HepT-like ribonuclease domain-containing protein: MHNKALILSTLEDIQYSLKLIQNRVKDINSSDDFLTNESGLEKLDSISMRLVAIGEGFKNIDKLSNNTLLQNYPQIPWKEVKGIRDILSHHYFDMDAEIIYKVSKNEIQKLIDIVNKIILDIK; encoded by the coding sequence ATGCATAACAAAGCATTAATTCTTTCTACACTAGAAGATATTCAATATTCACTAAAATTAATCCAAAATAGAGTTAAAGATATAAACTCATCAGATGACTTTTTAACTAATGAATCTGGTTTAGAAAAACTTGATAGTATTTCTATGAGATTAGTAGCTATTGGAGAAGGTTTTAAAAATATTGATAAACTTTCCAATAACACTCTTTTGCAGAACTATCCACAGATTCCATGGAAAGAAGTAAAAGGAATTAGAGATATATTATCTCATCATTATTTTGATATGGATGCAGAAATTATTTATAAAGTTTCAAAAAATGAAATTCAAAAACTGATAGATATTGTTAATAAAATTATTCTAGATATAAAATAA
- a CDS encoding nucleotidyltransferase family protein yields the protein MSQNVNKTNILNYLKEHYSEFKDKYSVEQIGLFGSYARDEATEDSDIDIFVKMKPSLFDMVAIKNQIEHDLDKKVDIIREHKNIKPFLLQTIKKDLINA from the coding sequence ATGTCACAAAATGTTAATAAAACAAATATATTAAACTATTTAAAAGAGCATTATTCCGAATTTAAAGATAAATATAGTGTAGAACAAATAGGACTATTTGGAAGCTATGCAAGAGATGAAGCAACAGAAGATAGTGATATAGATATTTTTGTAAAAATGAAGCCATCTTTATTTGATATGGTAGCTATTAAAAATCAAATTGAGCATGATTTAGATAAAAAAGTTGATATCATAAGAGAACATAAAAATATCAAACCTTTTCTACTTCAAACTATAAAAAAAGATTTAATTAATGCATAA
- a CDS encoding helix-turn-helix transcriptional regulator: protein MNNFLRIKEVMKKTGIAKSTIWLWVSENKFPKPIKLSPRITVWEEARIDYWMKEKL, encoded by the coding sequence ATGAACAATTTTTTAAGAATAAAAGAAGTTATGAAAAAAACGGGTATTGCTAAAAGTACTATATGGCTTTGGGTTAGTGAAAATAAATTTCCTAAACCAATTAAATTAAGTCCCAGAATTACAGTTTGGGAAGAAGCAAGAATTGATTATTGGATGAAAGAAAAACTATAA